The proteins below come from a single Kitasatospora sp. NBC_00315 genomic window:
- a CDS encoding MFS transporter, with protein sequence MTDLQTRPGAPGATPTRAAARPGLLLALVLGGQFMAVLDVSIVNVAVPTIRTDLHASGAALQLVVAGYTIAYAVLLITGARLGARFGYGRLFQLGLAGFTAASLACGLASGTGWLIGFRLLQGVGAALMVPQVMSMIQRTFTGAARTRALGLYSAVLAGGMALGQVLGGLLVSADLLGTGWRPVFLVNVPLGLALLAAGARLLPRRPGEPTEGFDVPGLVVLALTLGLLVVPLVLGHELGWPVWGWAMLAGSGVTAALFAVVERRIARRGGRPLISGRVLRTPGLLSAAGAIFMIMAAFSGFMFAFALHQQAGLGHSALRAGLLSGPVALGFGLSSLRWQRLPSRLHTVLPVLGTALVAPGYLLLALLLRGGAEIGPGELLLMTGIGLAAGCAYAPLFARALGRVLPADAADASGVMVTVVQLGQLVGVAVLGSVFLGQVRLPAPADASGHALFVTGAVIAAAVALAGVLAARSGRAERAG encoded by the coding sequence ATGACGGATCTTCAGACCCGCCCCGGCGCTCCCGGCGCGACCCCGACCCGGGCCGCGGCCCGGCCGGGGCTGCTCCTCGCTCTCGTCCTCGGCGGCCAGTTCATGGCGGTGCTCGACGTCTCCATCGTCAACGTCGCCGTACCCACCATCCGGACCGACCTGCACGCCTCCGGCGCCGCCCTGCAACTGGTCGTCGCCGGTTACACCATCGCGTACGCCGTCCTGCTGATCACCGGCGCCCGGCTCGGTGCGCGCTTCGGGTACGGGCGGCTGTTCCAGCTGGGCCTGGCCGGCTTCACCGCCGCCTCGCTGGCCTGCGGTCTCGCCTCGGGCACCGGCTGGCTGATCGGCTTCCGGCTGCTCCAGGGCGTCGGGGCGGCCCTGATGGTGCCCCAGGTGATGAGCATGATCCAGCGGACCTTCACCGGCGCCGCCCGGACCAGGGCGCTCGGCCTGTACTCGGCCGTGCTGGCCGGCGGGATGGCGCTCGGCCAGGTGCTCGGCGGCCTGCTGGTCAGCGCCGACCTCCTCGGTACGGGCTGGCGGCCGGTGTTCCTGGTCAACGTGCCGCTCGGGCTGGCGCTGCTGGCGGCCGGCGCCCGGCTGCTGCCCCGTCGGCCGGGAGAGCCCACCGAGGGCTTCGACGTCCCCGGCCTGGTGGTGCTGGCGCTGACGCTCGGACTGCTGGTGGTGCCGCTGGTGCTCGGGCACGAGCTGGGCTGGCCGGTCTGGGGCTGGGCGATGCTGGCCGGCAGCGGGGTGACGGCCGCGCTGTTCGCGGTGGTGGAGCGGCGGATCGCGCGCCGCGGTGGCCGGCCGCTGATCTCCGGTCGGGTGCTGCGCACGCCCGGTCTGCTGTCGGCGGCCGGGGCGATCTTCATGATCATGGCCGCGTTCTCCGGCTTCATGTTCGCCTTCGCCCTGCACCAGCAGGCGGGCCTCGGTCACAGCGCGCTGCGGGCCGGTCTGCTCTCCGGCCCGGTCGCGCTCGGTTTCGGCCTCTCCAGCCTGCGCTGGCAGCGGCTGCCGTCGCGCCTGCACACGGTGCTGCCCGTGCTCGGGACGGCGCTGGTGGCGCCCGGCTACCTGCTGCTCGCCCTCCTGCTGCGCGGCGGCGCGGAGATCGGCCCGGGCGAGCTGCTGCTGATGACCGGGATCGGGCTGGCGGCGGGATGCGCGTACGCGCCGCTGTTCGCCCGGGCGCTCGGCCGGGTGCTGCCGGCGGACGCGGCCGATGCCAGCGGGGTGATGGTGACCGTCGTCCAGCTCGGGCAGCTGGTGGGGGTCGCGGTGCTCGGCTCGGTCTTCCTGGGCCAGGTGCGGCTGCCCGCGCCGGCCGACGCGTCGGGGCACGCGCTGTTCGTCACCGGTGCGGTGATCGCCGCAGCGGTCGCCCTCGCCGGAGTCCTGGCCGCCCGGTCCGGGCGGGCGGAGCGGGCCGGGTAG